The region TTATATAGATAAATAATGTCAACTATTACAGCTAATTACAGGAGAGATTACAGGGAGCTATATATGGCTAGCTAATATACATTGAGTGATCCTAGGGAGCTTTATTTGGTAAGCTAAATCTCTTCTAATTTTATGAGAATATATACAGCTATAATATATTACAgctataattaaaagattattgccTTCTATTGACATCCCCCCTCAAATTGATGCGGGTTATCCACAAGCATCAATTTGTTGGTAAGAAAATTATGCCGTTGGCGTGTCATAGCCTTGGTGAAAATATCTGCCACTTGAAGATTGCTAGGCACATGGGGAAGAGAAATCGTTCGAGTCTCAAATGCCTCACGAATGAAGTGGCAATCAACTTCAATATGTTTAGTGCGTTCATGGAAGATGGGATTGGCAGAAATGTGAATTGCACTAGTATTATCCGCATGAAGAGGAGTAGGACCAGATGAAGAAAAACCAAGTTCAGCCAATATCCCACGAAGCCAATGTATCTCGGCACAAGCTTGAGACATGGCCCTATATTCAGACTCGGTAGAAGACTTTGAAACACGGTCTTGTTTCTTACTTTTCCAGGAAATAAGGGCCTGACCAAGAAACATACACCAGCCCGTAGTAGAGCGTCTAGTATCACTGCATCCGGCATAATCTGCATCACTGTATGCTTCAAGATCAAGGGAATTGCCCGAAGGATAGAAAAGTCTTCGCAAAATTGTACCTTTCACATAGCGAATGATACGTTGTACAGCAGCCATATGTAAGTGTCTAGGAGAAGCCATGAACTGACTAACCTGCTGGACAGCATAAGATATATCAGGTCTAGTGATTGTAAGGTACACTAAGCTGCCAACAAGAGTACGATAGCGTGCAGGGTCCGATAACAAGTCGCCCTCTTCTTTGCGCAGCTTGAGATTAAGTTCCATGGGAGTATCAAGGGGAGTAGAGTCTTGAAGACCAGCAGCAGCCACCAAGTCTTGAGCGTACTTGTGTTGTGAGAGAAAAATACCATGTGAACCAGCCACAACTTCAAGGCCAAGAAAATACGTGAGAGAGCCTAGATCCTTCATGTGAAAAGAATCTTGTAAATGTTGCTTTAATTGAGAGATTAAATCTGAATCAGTACCCGTAATAAttatgtcatcaacatatatTAAGAGAATGACAATACCAAACTCAGTTTTGCGAAGAAACAGAGAAGCATCATACTTGCTTTTGACAAAGGCAAACTTGAGCAAAGTACATGCAAATTTCTCATACCATGCACGAGGAGCTTGCTTGAGACCATATAAGGAGCGGCGCAGTTTACAAACAGCAGTAGTAGGAGTAGAAAATAAACCAGCAGGTGGGCGCATGTAAACTTCTTCTTTGAGATCTCCGTGAAGAAATGCATTCTTCACATCCATCTGGTGTAAATTCCAACTCTGAGAGGCAGCAATAGCCAAAATTGTGCGGATAGTAGTCATTTTGGCTACCGGAGCAAAAGTCTCCTCATAATTAACTCCATATTCTTGGTTGTTACCAAGAGCTACTAAACGAGCCTTGTACCTGTCCAAGCTACCATCGGCCTTGACCTTAATAGAGTAAACCCACTTACACCCAAGTGGAGTCACGCCGGTAGGACAATCCACCATTTCCCAAGTCTTATTAGCTTCTAGAGCAGATAATTCTTCTTGCATTGCTTGCTGCCAACAGTGCTCCTTTACTGCCTGTGCATAACCAGTTGGAATAGAAACAGAAGCTATAGTAGCTGAAAGAGCAGCAGTAGAATTACCTGCCATAGGTGTCGAAAAACCATAACGGTCAGGAGGACCAGTAGCTCTAGAAGAGCGACGTAAGGGAGCAGATGACTGGGCAGAAGCGGAAGGGGGCAGCACTTGAGTGATTGCAGGTTTAGGAGGTCTTCGTTGATATACTATTCCTGGCTTGAACCTTGCAACCTGATCACTATTAGAAATATCATCAAAATAAGGTAAGAAAGCAAGTGAAGGCTGAGGTGACATAGACATAGGGAAGAACcattgattttcaaaaaaaattacgttCCTTGAAACACGAACTCGATTTGAGTTTGGGTCATAGCATAAATAACCTTTTTGAGTGCTGCTATACCCTAAGAAGGCACATCGAATAGACTGAGCAGAAAGCTTATTTCTGTCCGGTGGCGGAAGATGCATAAaacaaacacatccaaatgtatGAAGATTTTTATAGTCAGGATGGTGATGATAAAGTCTGAAATATGGGGATTGAAAATCCAAAATTTGTGAAGGAAGTCTGTTTATAAGAAAAGTCGCTGTAGTGAGTGCTTCGACCCAAAACTTAGAAGGAACAGCCGACTCAATTAGCAAAGTCCTAACAACATCTAAGAGATGACGATTCTTCCTTTCAGCTACGCCGTTTTGTTGCGGAGTATATGGACAAGAACGCTGAGAGATAATCCCTTTAGATTGTAAAAAAGATTGAAACTCGTGAGACATATATTCTCCACCCGAGTCGGATCGAAGAATTTTAACGAGAGCTGAAAATTGAGTGTCAACAAGAGCTAAAAACAATTTGAACATAGAAAACACTTCTGATTTATGACGCAAGAAATAAACCCATGTAAATTTGCTATAATCGTCAATAAAAGTTACAAAGTATTTGTATTGGGCATGAGAAATGGTAGGACTAATACCCCATACATCACTATGAATTATCTCAAAGCTATGTGTTGCCCTATGTCCTTCAGAAGGAAAAGGTAAAGTCTTACTTTTACCAAGTCTACAAGTAGCACATTCAGGAAACTCAATTGAAGAAAGATGctttttattattcaataaaCCAGATTTTAACAAGTAAGATAGAACCCTAGAATTAGGATGACCCAAACGCTTATGCCAAACTTCATTTGACACTTTAGACTCATTGCAAAGTAAGGATAGAATAGAGGAAGAAGTTAAGCTGCAAGGAATAGGGAGTTGCAAAGAAAAGAGACGGCCGTGCTTAGGCCCCTTCGCTATCACCTGCCCTGAAATCTGATCCTGCACAATACAGCCATTATGAGAAAAATGAACATCACAATTCTGTTCTACAAGCTGCCCAACAGATGCTAAATTGACGGAGAGATCAGGTGATACAAAAACATTGTTAAAGGAGGAAGATACATCACCAATTGCCGCAATGGGTAAATCACTACCATTAGCTGTTTGAATATGTGAGGAGCCATAATACTTTCTGATATTACTTAACCCATTAAAAGAATTAGTCATATGATTAGAGGCACCTGAATCTAAGATCCAAGTAGATAAAGAATGGGTACCTTGAAGGCCAAGCGCTGAAAATGCACTCACAATCATTTCTTGCACAGACTCTCGAGTTAAAGAAGGTGCCGAAGTAGGAGTTGCAGCAATAGCAGTAGGGGCAGCAGTAATGTCAGCAGGGGCAGCAACACAATAGGCCTTATTAGTGCGGGGTGGACGAGTAGGACACTCCTTAATGATGTGCCCGGACTGCTTGCAATAGTTGCAAAATTTCTGAAGACAGTTAGGGGCAATATGACCATATTTCTTACAGCTGTAACACTGTATGGTACTCATGTCACGACCCTTCCCCTTACCATACACTGCATAAGCAACTGAGACAGAATTAGACGCAACACGAGCTTGCTCCATGATATTCTGAGTATTGATACGTTGTTCCTCACGCAAAAGTTCTCCAAAACATGTCTCCAAAGTTGGAACGGGATCCCTATTCACCAAAGAGGCACGGACAGCTTCAAATTCAGGCCGCAACTTCATCAAAAATTGGTCTCTTTGGCTGGTTTTATGGACTTGTTGTACAGCCATCAACCCTTCTCCGGAGACCTTGGCTGTAACAAGATCCGAATAATCATTCCACAAGGTGAGGAAACCAGAATAATAGTCTTGAACAGATAGATCTCCTTGGTTATAATTTGCGATGTTTAACTCGAGCTGGAAGCGTCTAGCATTGTTGTCTTGATCATACACTTGCTTGAGATAGTCCCACATAGTCTTTGCAGACCTATGTGGACGTAAAGAAAGAATGAAATGTGGTTCCACGGAACCAAGAATCCATGACATGATCTGGTTATCTTTGGCAGCCCAAGTTGCCTTGTTAGCTGCAGAACTTTCAGTGGTGCTGCCATCTATATGCCCCCATAGCTCCTTACCCTTGATATACGTCTCTAACTGAAACTCCCATGAAGAATAATTTTTCCCACTGAATTTGACACAAACATTATCTAATTTCTCCATAGTCACAAAAGCTGACTAAGAAAACTATGACTGGAAGCTATtgggaaaaagaaaaaaaaaaaaacaagcctATGGCTGAAAGCTATGATAGAAAAAGAAGACTATGACTGAGatagctctgataccatatcagATTGGTTTGAATTGTCTTCTCAAGGGAGAAGGTATTCTCATTATATAGATAAATAATGTCAACTATTACAGCTAATTACAGGAGAGATTACAGGGAGCTATATATGGCTAGCTAATATACATTGAGTGATCCTAGGGAGCTTTATTTGGTAAGCTAAATCTCTTCTAATTTTATGAGAATATATACAGCTATAATATATTACAgctataattaaaagattattgccTTCTATTGACATTCCTGTTGTCTTATTTTTGTGTCATACaattttattagaaaatttGGCAAGAAATTCCTACGAGTTTCACATGCTACTCTCTTATCAAAATGTTCTTTAGTAGTGCTTTCATATGCTACTTTCATATGCTACTGTCAATCATAAGTATGAAGTCATGGTTGGATGCATATACATGAGTTGCATTTGTTTTAGTTATTATGATATTTTTGAAGATCGCATAGTGCAATGGTAAATATCTTCAGAGGATCACATAGAGCAATCGTAAATATCTTCAATGGCACATGTTTGAATGTGCAAACAGATCGTTTGTTTAGGTTGTTGAATGCCTGGTGCAAGTCTTGATGTTcttcatattataaaattatgaaacttgATTAGAGTTTTGTGGTTGAAGTTTGAAGCTAATTTTATTAACTAGACATAGCGAGTgatgtttttgattttgtttcttcaCATCTTCGTATTATTAAAAGTAGAACTTGAGTCATATTGTCATTCACACTATTTTTGTATCATTTAATTAATGCTCTCTGCATTATGTGAAGGTTGGCCCCGGTTCTGTTCTTCGAGGTCCCTTGGAGAATGCCAGTGAAAGTGAAAATGACATGTGAGTTATAATGCGATAACTATGAAACCTGCAagtttttcatttattttttatattaactttgaTTATGGTAGGGCTCCACGACTCTACTGTGACTTTGAAGACTGCCCTGTGGAGCTAATTCATCCTCCTGAAGACTGTAACGTGAACTCTTCATTGGCCTTCACTCTTCAGGTGTGCCTTGTTAAGCACTAAGTGCTTATTTCGGTCAGACTACTAGATGCTTCACAATACCGTGAGAGATCCTTTTATGTTTTTTAGAAGTGTATTGTCTACTGTTGCAGATCTGTCGAGTTGAAGATGTAATTCTGGAAGGCATGGTGACAGGATCTATTGTTCATTTTCACTGGGTTAGAACTGTATTCGTCCAATCTTCTGGAGCAATCAGTGCAACTGGTCTTGGTACAACTGcttatatgttatatatcttaaaaaaaactatttgaaGGAAATGACTTCAAATTTTTATGTCCCAACTCGAAAGTCATATGTTGTTTCATATTTGAGGTAGATTAAATGGCATATTTTGGGAGTTAATAATGTTATATGATTAATTGTCCGTTCTTTGTGTAGGATGTACAGGTGGGCTGGGCAGAGGAAAAATTTCAGACAATGGTTTTGGTGGTGGTGCTGGTCACGGTGGCAAAGGGGGGGATGGATATTACAATGGCTCTTTTATTGATGGCGGTGTTTCATATGGTGATGCCGGATTGCCTTGTGAACTTGGTAGTGGTAGTGGAAATGGTACTCTGGCAGGGGCAACTGCTGGTGGTGGTATAATAGGTAAAGCTCTTTTATGAGCAGAAACCTTTTTCCTTATTTGGCTGTACATTTGATCAACCGGGAACCACAGCATTAGGTCTAGAAATCTACTCTTGTAGAAATGCTACACTTGCATCAAGCTCACCTTTGACACATAATTACAGCCTTGAAGGCAGAATCATATAGAGATATGTGATATTAAAGCAACAATTTGGCTCATGACTAATTTTATGAGGATGCTTTGTCTCCATTTTGCGTGCTTGCATAACTTCTCATTAATTTGAATTGCTATattaaatatgtcaaaatatTTCTTCTAGGTATTATAATAATTCCCGACTTAAATATGAAGCCTTGGCCTTGATATGCTTCTCATAAATCTCTGTATACTGGTAGAGTTTTGGAAGTAGTTGGATAATTGCTCATGCACAGTTTGAATGTATCATCATGTTATTTTACGCTGTAGGCTTCCTGCAATTATGTGGTATATCACATTATATTTCTTTCATGTTGTTTTAGCTGTGCTGTTGCAGTTCTACTTCTACTCTAAATTTGATTTATGATTATTTCTGCAACCCCGTAGAGTTTGCCACTTTTTTTTTAGTAGAAATGTAGAAGATAATAATTATGTTGCATGCGGTACAAGTTACTTTGTACTTTGATTAGCAAGACTTAATACGACTAATAGTCCCTCTTTTTTTTTAGGTAAGTTCAATAGTCAGCTTTTGCCAgtaccattttatttttaacttaatcACTATGGCTCATTGTTTTCTGTGGATTATTGTTTTATCTTCTGTTGAATAGTTATGGGTTCTGCTGAGCATGCACTGTCAAGTTTATCTGTTTATGGTTCGGTTAGAGCTGATGGAGAAAGCTCTGGAGGAGAAATTAAGAAAAAGGATGGCAGGGTGCTTTCGAACATAGGTCCCGGGGGTGGGTCTGGTGGAACCATTCTTTTGTTTATTCATACATTGGCACTTGGCAATTCTTCTATCATCTCAACTGTTGGAGGGCATGGCAGTCCAGATGGAAGtggtggtggaggtggtggaAGAGTTCACTTTCACTGGTCAGATATTGCGGTTGGAGATGAGTATCTACCAATTGCATCTGCTAATGGAAGCATTCAGACCGGGTTTGTGTTTAGAAATTTATTGTCATAATTTCTGATTCCTATTTCTCATATTCCTAATGTCACAAATCTGTGGTGGTTGCAT is a window of Mercurialis annua linkage group LG2, ddMerAnnu1.2, whole genome shotgun sequence DNA encoding:
- the LOC126670300 gene encoding uncharacterized protein LOC126670300 yields the protein MEKLDNVCVKFSGKNYSSWEFQLETYIKGKELWGHIDGSTTESSAANKATWAAKDNQIMSWILGSVEPHFILSLRPHRSAKTMWDYLKQVYDQDNNARRFQLELNIANYNQGDLSVQDYYSGFLTLWNDYSDLVTAKVSGEGLMAVQQVHKTSQRDQFLMKLRPEFEAVRASLVNRDPVPTLETCFGELLREEQRINTQNIMEQARVASNSVSVAYAVYGKGKGRDMSTIQCYSCKKYGHIAPNCLQKFCNYCKQSGHIIKECPTRPPRTNKAYCVAAPADITAAPTAIAATPTSAPSLTRESVQEMIVSAFSALGLQGSDFRAGDSEGA